From Halomicrobium salinisoli, the proteins below share one genomic window:
- a CDS encoding sensor histidine kinase: MLGSPVRRSPAALIAVNAAALAVVAAGLGFRLASGAALSGAYLASVATGVPAHVAFAVGAYRLGRSDVSPEYYPRIVRWTLVGAGLLAALVGVFAVTLHDSWVAVAGTIRWAASVGGAAGFFAGFVSARLTEQRLAAERASVRAEEAARRRESLEYLNALLRHEVLNAATVVSGRAAHLQSQSEDDDLAEHLAAIRRQADDMAATVDDVRVLIRASADSPDLEPIDAVSIVEEQLRAFDEQYDRLRTESDLPAAAVVRADELLDRLFEELFRNSVEHSDAAPVRLTVAGRTTDEHLVVEVADDGPGIPPDLREGLFAQGVDRLDEKSRLGAAIVGRLAETYGGDVELTETGPDGTVVTVRLPLATARTASDGSRSTAVDAGRE, from the coding sequence ATGCTCGGGTCGCCGGTCCGGCGGAGCCCCGCCGCGTTGATCGCGGTCAACGCCGCCGCGCTCGCGGTCGTCGCCGCCGGACTCGGCTTCCGGCTCGCCAGCGGGGCGGCGCTGTCGGGCGCGTACCTCGCCAGCGTGGCCACCGGCGTCCCCGCTCACGTCGCCTTCGCCGTCGGCGCCTACCGACTCGGCCGCTCGGACGTCTCCCCGGAGTACTACCCCCGGATCGTCCGGTGGACGCTCGTCGGCGCGGGACTGCTCGCCGCGCTCGTCGGCGTCTTCGCTGTCACGCTGCACGACTCGTGGGTCGCGGTGGCCGGGACGATCAGGTGGGCGGCCTCGGTCGGCGGCGCCGCGGGCTTCTTCGCCGGCTTCGTTAGCGCCCGACTGACCGAGCAGCGCCTCGCGGCCGAGCGCGCGTCCGTCCGCGCCGAGGAGGCCGCCCGGCGACGGGAGTCGCTGGAGTACCTCAACGCGCTGCTGCGCCACGAGGTCCTCAACGCGGCGACCGTCGTCTCGGGCCGGGCGGCGCACCTCCAGTCGCAGTCCGAGGACGACGACCTCGCCGAGCACCTCGCGGCCATCAGGCGTCAGGCCGACGACATGGCCGCGACGGTCGACGACGTCCGCGTACTGATCCGGGCCAGCGCGGACTCGCCGGACCTCGAACCGATCGACGCCGTGTCGATCGTCGAGGAGCAACTCCGGGCGTTCGACGAGCAGTACGACCGGCTCCGGACGGAGTCGGACCTGCCGGCGGCGGCGGTCGTCCGCGCCGACGAACTCCTCGACCGGCTCTTCGAGGAGCTGTTCCGGAATTCGGTCGAACACAGCGACGCCGCCCCCGTCCGCCTCACAGTCGCGGGACGGACGACCGACGAGCACCTCGTCGTCGAGGTGGCCGACGACGGGCCGGGGATCCCGCCCGACCTGCGCGAGGGGCTGTTCGCGCAGGGCGTCGATCGGCTGGACGAGAAGAGCCGGCTGGGAGCGGCCATCGTCGGCCGGCTGGCCGAGACGTACGGCGGGGACGTCGAACTGACCGAGACCGGACCGGACGGGACGGTCGTCACGGTCCGGCTGCCGCTGGCGACGGCGCGGACGGCGAGCGACGGAAGCCGGTCGACGGCGGTGGACGCCGGTCGCGAGTAG
- the mbhE gene encoding hydrogen gas-evolving membrane-bound hydrogenase subunit E — MTAGPDLPVVLAAVVLPFAAVALVPTAYRLLGTRTGYLGAGVAAACFALLATQYGATGTVGLEWVPSLGIALRFRVDGWGLLFALLASGIGVLVFTYSAGYLHPGRTLVRYYGALLGFMGSILGVALAADLVALFLFWELTSVCSFVLIGYHDDDPDSRYAARMAMFVTVGGGLFLLVALLLLWQASGAVFSSPTLSLTAMIENADAMRAALREQGAFLPVLLLVAVGAGSKSAQVPLHFWLPNAMAAPTPVSAFLHSATMVKVGVYFLGRVRPLLASTEWTLLFATIGLVTMTVTAVLAVAATDVKELLAYSTASHLGLMVAAFGFTTAYGAAAGTFHLLNHAAFKAALFLVAGIIAHEAGTRRINDLGGLWRDLPVTAAITAITALGMAGIPFFNGFYSKELIFVAAYDAGQELGGLAWAFPVLATLASVFTVLYSLRFLAMFVGDKPAALGEVHRPPLSLLVPPAVLAVVAGTIGVAPEIAVGAVVEPAIAAVGGGPGDPHYVVPTEFSPAVAMTAVAIGGGAAAYPSYDRLHRGIGNAVAAAPSARANWWYDRALDAVDRAGAESVPRVQNGLLRTYVGWFVGAACGLALLGYAAAELSLPAIDLLGVSPTILLVLLVAVLAAATATTGPSHVTGVLLLSVLGFMLAIFYILASAPDLALTQLVVETLTLVIFLLVIEELPAYYSDVEESVAVRDVALSVGVGATVFVTVLLTTGRTESALAGYFTEQAIPEGGGHNVVNVILTDFRAFDTLGESAVIVIAAIAILTLVLTRDRGESP, encoded by the coding sequence ATGACGGCGGGCCCGGACCTGCCGGTCGTTCTCGCGGCGGTCGTGCTCCCGTTCGCGGCGGTCGCGCTCGTCCCGACGGCCTACCGCCTGCTCGGGACGCGGACCGGCTACCTCGGCGCGGGCGTCGCCGCCGCCTGCTTCGCCCTGCTGGCCACCCAGTACGGCGCGACGGGCACCGTCGGGCTGGAGTGGGTCCCGTCGCTGGGCATCGCCCTCCGGTTCCGCGTCGACGGCTGGGGGCTGCTGTTCGCCCTGCTGGCCAGCGGCATCGGGGTCCTCGTGTTCACCTACTCGGCCGGCTACCTGCACCCCGGGCGGACGCTGGTCCGCTACTACGGCGCCCTGCTGGGCTTCATGGGATCGATCCTGGGCGTCGCGCTGGCCGCGGACCTGGTCGCGCTGTTCCTGTTCTGGGAGCTGACCAGCGTCTGCTCGTTCGTCCTGATCGGCTACCACGACGACGACCCCGACTCGCGGTACGCCGCCCGGATGGCGATGTTCGTCACCGTCGGCGGCGGCCTGTTCCTGCTCGTGGCCCTCCTGTTGCTGTGGCAGGCCTCCGGCGCGGTGTTCTCGTCGCCGACGCTCTCGCTGACGGCGATGATAGAGAACGCCGACGCGATGCGGGCGGCCCTCCGCGAGCAGGGCGCCTTCCTCCCGGTGCTGCTGCTGGTCGCGGTCGGCGCCGGCTCCAAGTCGGCGCAGGTGCCGCTGCACTTCTGGCTGCCCAACGCGATGGCCGCGCCGACGCCCGTCTCCGCCTTCCTCCACTCCGCGACGATGGTGAAGGTCGGCGTCTACTTCCTCGGCCGGGTCCGCCCGCTGCTCGCCAGCACCGAGTGGACGCTTTTGTTCGCCACGATAGGGCTGGTGACGATGACCGTGACCGCGGTGCTGGCCGTCGCCGCGACGGACGTCAAGGAGCTGCTGGCCTACTCGACGGCGAGCCACCTCGGGCTGATGGTCGCCGCGTTCGGGTTCACGACGGCCTACGGCGCGGCCGCGGGCACCTTTCACCTGCTCAACCACGCCGCGTTCAAGGCCGCTCTCTTCCTCGTGGCGGGCATCATCGCCCACGAGGCGGGCACCCGCCGGATCAACGACCTCGGCGGGCTCTGGCGGGACCTCCCCGTCACGGCCGCGATTACCGCGATCACAGCGCTCGGGATGGCCGGGATCCCCTTCTTCAACGGCTTCTACTCCAAGGAGCTGATCTTCGTCGCGGCCTACGATGCGGGCCAGGAACTGGGCGGGCTCGCCTGGGCGTTCCCCGTCCTGGCGACGCTGGCCAGCGTGTTCACGGTCCTCTATTCGCTGCGCTTCCTCGCGATGTTCGTCGGCGACAAGCCGGCCGCGCTCGGCGAGGTCCACCGGCCGCCGCTCTCCCTGCTCGTCCCGCCGGCGGTCCTCGCCGTCGTCGCCGGGACGATCGGCGTCGCGCCGGAAATCGCCGTCGGCGCCGTGGTCGAACCGGCCATCGCGGCCGTCGGCGGCGGCCCCGGCGATCCCCACTACGTGGTCCCGACCGAGTTCTCGCCCGCGGTGGCGATGACCGCCGTCGCCATCGGCGGCGGCGCGGCGGCCTACCCCTCCTACGACCGGCTCCACCGCGGGATCGGGAACGCGGTGGCGGCCGCGCCGTCCGCGCGAGCGAACTGGTGGTACGACCGCGCGCTCGACGCCGTCGACCGGGCCGGGGCGGAGTCCGTCCCGCGGGTCCAGAACGGCCTGCTGCGGACCTACGTGGGCTGGTTCGTCGGGGCAGCCTGCGGGCTGGCGTTGCTGGGCTACGCCGCGGCCGAGCTGTCCCTCCCGGCGATCGACCTGCTCGGCGTTTCGCCGACGATCCTGCTGGTGTTGCTGGTGGCCGTCCTCGCGGCGGCCACGGCGACGACCGGCCCGTCGCACGTGACGGGCGTCCTGCTGCTCTCCGTGCTGGGGTTCATGCTGGCCATCTTCTACATCCTGGCCAGCGCTCCCGACCTCGCGCTGACGCAACTGGTCGTCGAGACGCTGACGCTGGTGATCTTCCTGCTCGTGATCGAGGAGCTGCCCGCTTACTACAGCGACGTCGAGGAGTCGGTCGCGGTCAGGGACGTCGCCCTCTCGGTCGGCGTGGGCGCCACCGTCTTCGTGACCGTCCTCCTGACGACCGGCCGGACGGAGTCCGCGCTGGCGGGCTACTTCACCGAGCAGGCGATCCCGGAGGGCGGCGGCCACAACGTCGTGAACGTGATCCTCACGGACTTCCGGGCGTTCGACACGCTCGGTGAGTCGGCGGTGATCGTCATCGCCGCGATCGCAATCCTGACACTCGTCCTGACCCGAGACAGGGGTGAGTCGCCGTGA
- a CDS encoding complex I subunit 5 family protein: protein MAADALAVAPLLVPLLSATAALLTRRWPVIRTSVSVAGVVAYAGVVALVAWRVVVAPDAPGAVAYQVGDWPAPYGITLVVDALSAFVLVLTAAVALPAMLSSVRYLLAEDEDVYYHPLYHFLLVGITGALLTGDLFNLFVWFEVLLMASYVLIAFYGGVQHTRATLWFLVLNIVASAVMLVAIGGLYATTGTLNMADMAQRLAQPEAYGVAVGPVVGLSALLFAVFALKAGIVPFQFWVPSAYTAAPLPATALLAGAVKKVGIYAILRLYFTVFSEASVPVSLPGTAGDSPLAFLGPVLLLMAAASVVFGGVGAVRGRSIEEVLAFSSIGQVGFIAIPVAIAALVPPSAPGVAGLSARELAIAAALVYALNHTLAKGMLFLAAATVRSATGTSRLSELGGLAGRFPALSSAFMVGALALIGIPPLSGFFGKFLVFDAAVRADRTLTLAVLVGGSVLTIAYTTRAWLRGFWGERTAAVETADGDPGQVAVVVVMALGVVAVGVGFEVVFAFAEAAAEAATDTDAYVDLVAPTGGVEE, encoded by the coding sequence ATGGCGGCCGACGCGCTCGCCGTCGCGCCGCTGCTGGTCCCGCTGCTTTCGGCGACTGCAGCGCTTCTGACGCGGCGCTGGCCCGTGATCCGGACGTCGGTCAGCGTGGCCGGCGTCGTCGCGTACGCGGGCGTCGTCGCCCTGGTCGCGTGGCGGGTCGTCGTCGCCCCGGACGCCCCCGGAGCGGTGGCCTACCAGGTCGGCGACTGGCCGGCGCCGTACGGCATCACGCTGGTCGTCGACGCGCTGTCGGCGTTCGTGCTCGTCCTGACCGCCGCCGTCGCGCTGCCGGCGATGCTGTCCTCGGTGCGGTACCTCCTCGCGGAGGACGAGGACGTCTACTACCACCCGCTGTACCACTTCCTGCTGGTGGGCATCACCGGCGCGCTGCTGACCGGCGACCTGTTCAACCTGTTCGTCTGGTTCGAGGTGCTGCTGATGGCGTCGTACGTCCTGATCGCCTTCTACGGCGGCGTCCAGCACACGCGGGCGACCCTGTGGTTCCTGGTGCTCAACATCGTCGCGAGCGCGGTCATGCTCGTCGCCATCGGCGGCCTCTACGCGACCACGGGGACGCTCAACATGGCCGACATGGCCCAGCGGCTGGCCCAGCCCGAGGCGTACGGCGTCGCCGTGGGGCCGGTCGTCGGGCTGTCGGCGCTCCTGTTCGCCGTCTTCGCGCTGAAGGCGGGCATCGTCCCCTTCCAGTTCTGGGTGCCAAGCGCCTACACCGCGGCGCCGCTGCCGGCCACCGCGCTGCTGGCCGGCGCCGTCAAGAAGGTGGGCATCTACGCCATCCTGCGGCTGTACTTCACCGTGTTCTCGGAGGCGAGCGTCCCCGTGAGCCTGCCGGGTACGGCCGGCGACTCGCCGCTCGCCTTCCTCGGGCCCGTGCTGTTGCTCATGGCGGCCGCGAGCGTCGTCTTCGGCGGCGTCGGGGCGGTCCGGGGCCGCTCTATCGAGGAGGTGCTCGCGTTCTCCAGCATCGGCCAGGTCGGGTTCATCGCGATCCCCGTGGCCATCGCCGCGCTGGTCCCGCCGTCGGCTCCGGGAGTGGCCGGGCTGTCGGCCCGGGAACTCGCCATCGCGGCCGCGCTGGTGTACGCCCTGAACCACACGCTCGCGAAGGGGATGCTGTTCCTGGCCGCGGCGACCGTCCGGAGCGCCACGGGCACGAGTCGGCTGTCCGAACTGGGCGGTCTCGCGGGCCGGTTCCCGGCGCTGTCGAGCGCGTTCATGGTCGGCGCGCTGGCGCTGATCGGCATCCCGCCGCTGTCGGGCTTCTTCGGCAAGTTCCTGGTGTTCGACGCGGCCGTCCGGGCCGACCGGACCCTGACGCTCGCGGTGCTGGTCGGCGGATCGGTGCTGACCATCGCCTACACGACACGGGCCTGGCTGCGCGGGTTCTGGGGCGAGCGGACGGCCGCGGTGGAGACGGCGGACGGCGATCCGGGGCAGGTCGCGGTCGTCGTCGTCATGGCGCTCGGCGTGGTCGCCGTCGGCGTCGGCTTCGAGGTCGTCTTCGCGTTCGCCGAGGCCGCGGCCGAGGCGGCGACCGACACCGACGCGTACGTCGACCTCGTCGCACCGACCGGAGGTGTCGAGGAATGA
- the twy1 gene encoding 4-demethylwyosine synthase TYW1: MSDSESGGPKQVSDPEYHSENHTAAQTCGWTANAVRGEGKCYKYIFYGIESHRCIQMTPVVKCNERCVFCWRDHAGHAYELDGVEWDDPAAVAEASLDLQKKLLSGFGGNDEVPDQVFEEAMEPRHVAISLDGEPTLYPYLPELIEEFHDRDITTFLVSNGTNPDVLADCDPTQLYVSVDAPDRKTFDSTVKAVEDGAWDSLIDTLDVLAEKDDTRTVVRTTLVKDHNMHHPAWYAAMCDRADADFVEMKAYMHVGHSRGRLDRDSMPSHDEVRAFTEDVQRFLPDHDVIREVEESHVAMLARDEETWVPKLEKGSEFWERDSVVSY, from the coding sequence ATGAGCGACAGCGAGTCTGGTGGGCCCAAACAGGTTTCCGACCCGGAGTACCACAGCGAGAACCACACGGCCGCCCAGACGTGTGGCTGGACCGCCAACGCCGTCCGGGGGGAGGGCAAGTGCTACAAGTACATCTTCTATGGTATAGAGTCCCACAGGTGCATTCAGATGACGCCCGTCGTGAAGTGCAACGAGCGGTGCGTCTTCTGCTGGCGGGACCACGCCGGCCACGCCTACGAACTGGACGGCGTCGAGTGGGACGACCCGGCCGCGGTCGCCGAGGCCTCGCTGGACCTCCAGAAGAAGCTCCTCTCCGGGTTCGGCGGCAACGACGAGGTGCCCGACCAGGTGTTTGAGGAGGCCATGGAGCCCCGCCACGTCGCCATCTCGCTCGACGGCGAACCGACGCTCTACCCCTACCTGCCCGAACTGATCGAGGAGTTCCACGACCGCGACATCACCACCTTCCTCGTCTCGAACGGCACCAACCCCGACGTCCTCGCCGACTGTGACCCGACGCAGCTGTACGTCTCCGTCGACGCACCGGACCGCAAGACCTTCGACTCGACCGTCAAGGCCGTCGAGGACGGCGCCTGGGACTCGCTGATCGACACGCTGGACGTCCTCGCCGAGAAGGACGACACGCGGACCGTCGTCCGGACGACGCTCGTGAAGGACCACAACATGCACCACCCCGCGTGGTACGCGGCCATGTGCGACCGCGCCGACGCCGACTTCGTCGAGATGAAGGCCTACATGCACGTCGGCCACTCGCGGGGCCGGCTGGACCGCGATTCGATGCCCAGCCACGACGAGGTCCGGGCGTTCACCGAGGACGTCCAGCGGTTCCTCCCCGACCACGACGTCATCAGGGAGGTCGAGGAGTCCCACGTCGCGATGCTGGCCCGCGACGAGGAGACCTGGGTCCCGAAACTGGAGAAGGGCAGCGAGTTCTGGGAGCGGGATTCGGTGGTTAGTTACTGA
- a CDS encoding TIGR03557 family F420-dependent LLM class oxidoreductase, translating to MPQIGYTLSSEEHSPNDLVEHAVRAEAVGFDFVSASDHFHPWVSAQGNAPFVWSTLGGVAAATDDIDVGVGVSAPIIRIHPAIYAQAAATAAAMFDGRTFFAGVGTGENLNEHVLGDHWPEHEVRLEMLEEAVEVVRKLWSGQNVSHHGKHYTVENAKLFTLPEEEPPICVSAYGEKTATAAADFGDGFWSVGPQDTVQTWEDNGGEGPRLCQLSACVADSEEEAVSTVHEQWPNSALPGELSAQLPTPKHFEQAVQMVDEADIAEGSTLTGPDADQHVDSIQEAVDAGYDHVYVHQIGDDQEALFELYEEEVLPSFE from the coding sequence ATGCCCCAGATCGGATACACCCTGTCCAGCGAGGAGCACAGCCCGAACGACCTGGTCGAGCACGCCGTACGGGCGGAGGCGGTCGGCTTCGACTTCGTCTCCGCCTCGGACCACTTCCACCCGTGGGTCAGCGCGCAGGGGAACGCGCCGTTCGTCTGGTCGACGCTGGGCGGCGTCGCGGCGGCGACGGACGACATCGACGTCGGCGTGGGCGTCTCGGCGCCGATCATCCGGATCCACCCGGCGATATACGCCCAGGCGGCTGCGACGGCGGCGGCGATGTTCGACGGCCGGACGTTCTTCGCCGGCGTCGGTACCGGCGAGAACCTCAACGAGCACGTGCTGGGCGACCACTGGCCCGAGCACGAGGTCCGCCTGGAGATGCTCGAGGAGGCCGTCGAGGTGGTCCGGAAGCTCTGGAGCGGGCAGAACGTCTCCCACCACGGGAAACACTACACCGTCGAGAACGCGAAGCTGTTCACGCTCCCCGAGGAGGAGCCGCCCATCTGCGTGTCGGCCTACGGTGAGAAGACGGCGACGGCCGCGGCCGACTTCGGCGACGGCTTCTGGTCGGTCGGGCCGCAGGACACCGTCCAGACGTGGGAAGACAACGGCGGCGAGGGACCGCGGCTCTGCCAGCTGTCGGCCTGCGTCGCCGACAGCGAAGAGGAAGCCGTCTCGACCGTCCACGAGCAGTGGCCCAACTCGGCGCTGCCGGGGGAACTCAGCGCCCAGCTACCGACGCCGAAACACTTCGAGCAGGCGGTGCAGATGGTCGACGAGGCGGACATCGCCGAGGGCTCGACCCTGACCGGCCCGGACGCCGACCAGCACGTCGACAGCATCCAGGAGGCCGTCGACGCCGGCTACGACCACGTCTACGTCCACCAGATCGGCGACGACCAGGAGGCGCTGTTCGAGCTCTACGAGGAGGAGGTCCTCCCGTCGTTCGAGTAG
- a CDS encoding sodium:proton antiporter produces MTLVLATLIGLLFAFGTYLLLRRDLVWVIWGLAIVSQAANAYLLTVAGIAVPGPDSVPVLGHGAEGAVPETADPLVQALVLTAIVISFGMTAFALVVTYRVYEEHDTIDVFEIGGER; encoded by the coding sequence ATGACGCTCGTCCTCGCCACGCTGATCGGCCTCCTGTTCGCCTTCGGCACCTACCTCCTGCTGCGCCGGGACCTGGTGTGGGTGATCTGGGGGCTGGCCATCGTCAGCCAGGCGGCCAACGCCTACCTGCTGACGGTCGCCGGAATCGCCGTGCCGGGTCCGGATTCCGTCCCCGTCCTCGGTCACGGCGCCGAGGGGGCGGTCCCGGAGACGGCCGACCCGCTCGTCCAGGCGCTGGTGCTGACGGCCATCGTCATCAGCTTCGGGATGACCGCCTTCGCGCTGGTGGTCACCTACCGCGTCTACGAGGAGCACGACACCATCGACGTCTTCGAGATCGGGGGTGAGCGGTGA
- a CDS encoding MnhB domain-containing protein: protein MSTVITRTTTRAVVPLIVVVAASLFVQGHNLPGGGFIGGVLTAVAFVLIYITYGLDFLERALLGSVAETGGDPFQDRIVDAYRRLFVFGLALAVGSGLTAMALGFPFLSQSYVIYHDVPLYHEIELASALAFDLGIYCVVVGGLLTILSVVGSE, encoded by the coding sequence GTGAGCACCGTCATCACCCGGACGACGACGCGGGCCGTCGTCCCGCTGATCGTCGTCGTCGCCGCCTCGCTGTTCGTCCAGGGCCACAACCTGCCCGGCGGCGGGTTCATCGGCGGCGTCCTCACGGCCGTCGCGTTCGTGCTGATCTACATCACCTACGGGCTGGACTTCCTCGAACGGGCGCTTTTGGGCAGCGTCGCCGAGACCGGCGGCGACCCCTTCCAGGACCGCATCGTCGACGCCTACCGGCGGCTGTTCGTGTTCGGCCTGGCGCTGGCCGTCGGCAGCGGCCTGACCGCGATGGCGCTGGGCTTTCCCTTCCTCAGCCAGTCGTACGTGATCTACCACGACGTGCCGCTGTACCACGAGATCGAACTCGCGAGCGCGCTCGCCTTCGACCTGGGCATCTACTGCGTGGTCGTCGGCGGCCTGCTCACGATCCTCTCGGTGGTGGGATCGGAATGA
- a CDS encoding PAS domain S-box protein, whose protein sequence is MESSSESALRAEIRRREVVADLAQRALETGDLGRLLDDAAATVADALDAEYGAAFELSPDRGEGVLRSGAGWENGVVGTATVPVDGESLVGRALDAGEPVVVDDLTADGRVRGAALFADRGVASGVSAPVGPTDEPWGVVGAYATDQRAFAAADAALLDDVADVLGSAVERARVRGEPTDVYGRVSDAVVAVDAEWRVTYLDEAARDLFGVEGRAVGRPAGDAMPDGVRERLGPDCERALETGETVAFEAYLPDPLDGWFAVRAYPSGTGLSVFLRELTDRERPRRRLAEERDMFAEGPAVVFRWRNEEGWPVEYVSENVEDVLGYAPAELESGDVPYTDLLLDAERDRIAAEVAEHSDGTTERFSHEPYRVRTKEGEIRWVKDTTKVVRDEAGEITHYLGYLVDITERKVRERELEESERRYRTLIDHFPNGAVALVDEDLRYRTVGGEPERIAGASADEIEGRPVAEAVSPELAAELVPRYEAALEGDADSFEAELGGRHYRFRIVPVRDGDGEAFAALGTSQDVTERTEHERMLAKYETIFETVDDGIYVKDEDGRFTMVNEAYAEMTGYDRDELLGEHASMVVDESTIEQSRAAMTDEDGTRAVTAEIETADGDRVPAEATFATLETREGGREEIGVVRDVTEREERERQLEALVDELEESNERLEQFAYAASHDLQEPLRMVSSYLQLIESRYAEELDEDGREFIEFAVDGADRMRDMIEGLLEYSRVETRGEPFELVDLDDVLDDVRRDLQMRIAESGAEITAADLPRVEGDPGQLRQVFQNLLDNAIEYAGEDPPRIRIDAERRADRWQVSVSDEGVGIDPDDADRVFEVFERLHGREEHAGTGIGLALVERIVERHGGDVQVESEPGEGSTFAFTLPAADGGR, encoded by the coding sequence ATGGAATCGTCGTCAGAGTCCGCGCTCCGCGCCGAGATTCGGCGTCGGGAGGTCGTCGCCGACCTCGCCCAGCGGGCGCTGGAGACGGGGGACCTCGGCCGGCTCCTGGACGACGCAGCGGCCACCGTCGCCGACGCGCTCGACGCGGAGTACGGCGCCGCCTTCGAGCTTTCGCCCGACCGCGGCGAGGGGGTGCTCAGGAGCGGGGCGGGCTGGGAGAACGGAGTCGTCGGGACGGCGACGGTACCGGTGGACGGGGAGTCGCTGGTGGGGCGAGCGCTGGACGCGGGCGAGCCCGTCGTCGTCGACGACCTGACCGCCGACGGGCGCGTCCGCGGGGCGGCGCTGTTCGCCGACCGCGGCGTCGCGAGCGGCGTCAGCGCCCCCGTCGGTCCGACCGACGAGCCGTGGGGGGTCGTGGGGGCCTACGCGACCGACCAGCGGGCGTTCGCCGCGGCGGACGCGGCCCTCCTCGACGACGTCGCGGACGTCCTCGGATCGGCGGTCGAGCGCGCGCGAGTCCGCGGGGAGCCGACGGACGTCTACGGCCGCGTCTCCGACGCCGTCGTCGCCGTCGACGCCGAGTGGCGGGTGACCTACCTCGACGAGGCGGCCCGCGACCTGTTCGGCGTCGAGGGGCGGGCGGTCGGCAGGCCCGCCGGGGACGCGATGCCCGACGGGGTCCGGGAGCGGCTCGGTCCGGACTGCGAGCGGGCGCTGGAGACGGGCGAGACAGTCGCCTTCGAGGCGTACCTGCCCGACCCGCTGGACGGGTGGTTCGCGGTGCGGGCCTACCCCTCCGGGACGGGGCTGTCGGTGTTCCTCCGCGAACTCACCGACCGCGAGCGGCCGCGCCGGCGACTGGCCGAAGAGCGGGACATGTTCGCCGAGGGGCCGGCGGTCGTCTTCCGGTGGCGCAACGAGGAGGGGTGGCCGGTCGAGTACGTCTCCGAGAACGTCGAGGACGTGCTCGGGTACGCGCCGGCGGAACTGGAGTCCGGCGACGTCCCGTACACTGACCTGCTCCTCGATGCGGAGCGCGACCGGATCGCCGCCGAGGTCGCCGAGCACAGCGACGGGACGACCGAACGGTTCAGCCACGAGCCCTACCGCGTCCGGACGAAAGAGGGCGAGATCCGGTGGGTGAAAGACACCACGAAGGTCGTCCGCGACGAGGCCGGCGAGATCACGCACTACCTGGGGTACCTGGTCGACATCACCGAGCGCAAGGTCCGGGAGCGGGAGCTAGAGGAGTCCGAGCGCCGTTACCGGACGCTGATCGATCACTTCCCGAACGGCGCCGTCGCCCTCGTCGACGAGGACCTCCGCTACCGGACCGTCGGCGGCGAGCCCGAGCGGATCGCGGGCGCCAGCGCCGACGAGATCGAGGGCCGGCCGGTCGCCGAGGCGGTGTCGCCGGAGCTGGCCGCCGAACTGGTCCCGCGCTACGAGGCCGCTCTCGAGGGGGACGCCGACTCGTTCGAGGCGGAACTGGGCGGGCGGCACTATCGGTTCCGGATCGTGCCCGTCCGGGACGGAGACGGCGAGGCCTTCGCCGCGCTGGGGACCTCGCAGGACGTCACCGAGCGCACGGAACACGAGCGGATGCTGGCCAAGTACGAGACCATCTTCGAGACCGTCGACGACGGCATCTACGTGAAGGACGAGGACGGTCGGTTCACGATGGTCAACGAGGCCTACGCCGAGATGACCGGCTACGACCGCGACGAGCTGCTGGGCGAGCACGCGTCGATGGTGGTCGACGAGTCGACCATCGAACAGTCGCGGGCGGCGATGACCGACGAGGACGGGACCCGGGCCGTGACGGCGGAGATCGAGACGGCCGACGGCGATCGGGTGCCGGCCGAGGCGACATTCGCCACGCTGGAGACGCGCGAGGGCGGGCGCGAGGAGATCGGCGTGGTCCGGGACGTCACCGAGCGCGAGGAGCGCGAGCGCCAGCTCGAGGCGCTGGTCGACGAACTGGAGGAGTCCAACGAGCGGCTAGAGCAGTTCGCCTACGCGGCCTCCCACGACCTGCAGGAGCCGCTGCGGATGGTCTCGAGTTACCTGCAGCTCATCGAGTCTCGGTACGCCGAGGAGCTGGACGAGGACGGCCGTGAGTTCATCGAGTTCGCGGTCGACGGCGCCGACCGGATGCGCGACATGATCGAGGGACTGCTGGAGTACTCCCGCGTCGAGACCCGCGGCGAGCCGTTCGAGCTCGTCGACCTCGACGACGTCCTGGACGACGTCCGGCGGGACCTCCAGATGCGGATCGCGGAAAGCGGCGCCGAGATCACCGCGGCGGACCTCCCGCGCGTCGAGGGCGACCCCGGCCAGCTCCGGCAGGTGTTCCAGAACCTGCTCGACAACGCCATCGAGTACGCCGGCGAGGACCCGCCGCGGATCCGGATCGACGCGGAGCGCCGCGCGGACCGGTGGCAGGTGTCGGTCAGCGACGAGGGGGTCGGCATCGACCCCGACGACGCCGACCGCGTCTTCGAGGTGTTCGAGCGCCTCCACGGCCGCGAGGAGCACGCGGGCACCGGCATCGGTCTGGCGCTGGTCGAGCGCATCGTCGAGCGCCACGGCGGCGACGTCCAGGTCGAGTCGGAACCCGGCGAGGGGTCGACCTTCGCGTTCACCCTGCCCGCCGCCGACGGCGGCCGGTGA